A stretch of Primulina tabacum isolate GXHZ01 chromosome 13, ASM2559414v2, whole genome shotgun sequence DNA encodes these proteins:
- the LOC142522339 gene encoding putative E3 ubiquitin-protein ligase ZFP1 codes for MGHRNTQFNGHVIDSVSDPQGYSHLHPEPCIFYGNVANYPQLSVHSVASTLENRHDLNFHHIPEHHDSALFYGMPRYSSVQPQHSAVNLDLAITAQSSHFNPYLAPPSGIREFPLPVHGAYDQLSLSSSQRVIGVPADSYFSNIPYVDGVRASFKRNIVEGVPTNHQYHNASAGPSSSIAAPSTQPAESDVTSTDAASFLPPEYGGSDPASIVENGSHRIVRNRPGSIRPESALAHNTGHLLRNYVALPVQIHSNPWLDMQFGAHNGDNGTFPWTQAPDPPYVRANAETGNIGIQGYQVAGSNIISNGFLNPPIPQGHPNPYHPAPPLQAVRGYNLNFPSLMATSSRRISTTSASNTSINPYQDVIDAGPAFLVPGLPTAFQLYQPHQRDIMLDSNARPRNLPHMRVLPEEEVAVLEIPGYHEHESGGSIDQHIDMRLDIDHMSYEELLALGEQIGSVGTGLPEEFIRKYLKTRTFTCSGSCINLEEAASLDEPINFCVVCQTEYKSGEIIASLDCGHEYHSGCIEKWLPMKNTCPVCKSTALSCKPKDS; via the exons ATGGGGCATCGGAACACTCAATTCAATGGTCATGTTATTGATTCGGTATCAGATCCTCAAGGCTATAGCCATTTACATCCTGAACCTTGCATCTTTTATGGGAATGTAGCAAACTATCCTCAACTCAGTGTCCACTCGGTTGCTTCTACTCTGGAAAACCGTcatgatttaaattttcatcACATCCCTGAACATCATGACAGTGCTTTATTTTATGGGATGCCTCGGTACAGTAGTGTCCAGCCTCAGCATTCAGCCGTTAATCTTGATTTAGCCATTACCGCACAATCCAGCCACTTTAATCCTTACTTGGCACCTCCCTCTGGTATAAGGGAGTTCCCCCTTCCAGTTCACGGGGCATATGATCAGTTGTCCCTTTCAAGCTCTCAGAGAGTCATTGGTGTTCCTGCAGACAGCTATTTTAGCAATATACCATATGTGGATGGTGTCAGAGCATCATTTAAGAGAAACATTGTGGAGGGGGTTCCGACAAATCACCAATATCATAATGCTTCAGCAGGCCCCAGCTCTTCTATTGCTGCTCCATCTACACAACCAGCTGAATCTGATGTTACCTCAACGGATGCTGCTTCTTTTCTGCCACCAGAATATGGTGGGAGTGACCCGGCATCCATAGTGGAAAATGGATCTCATCGAATTGTGAGGAACAGACCTGGTTCGATCCGACCTGAATCTGCCCTTGCACATAATACTGGTCATTTGCTAAGAAATTATGTTGCGTTACCTGTTCAGATTCATAGCAATCCTTGGTTGGACATGCAGTTTGGTGCACACAATGGTGATAACGGCACCTTTCCATGGACTCAAGCTCCCGATCCACCGTATGTTCGTG CTAATGCTGAAACGGGGAATATAGGCATACAAGGTTATCAAGTAGCAGGAAGcaacataatttcaaatggtTTCTTAAATCCTCCCATTCCTCAAGGCCATCCAAATCCCTATCATCCGGCCCCTCCTTTGCAAGCGGTGAGAGGTTACAATCTTAACTTCCCATCACTAATGGCTACCTCTTCTCGAAGAATCTCAACAACCAGTGCTTCAAATACTTCCATCAATCCTTATCAAGATGTCATAGATGCTGGGCCTGCATTTCTAGTTCCTGGTCTGCCAACAGCTTTCCAGCTATACCAGCCTCATCAAAGGGATATCATGCTCGACTCCAATGCAAGGCCCCGCAACCTGCCACACATGAGAGTTCTGCCAGAAGAA GAAGTTGCAGTACTTGAGATTCCTGGATACCATGAACATGAATCAGGGGGCTCCATTGATCAGCACATAGATATGCGTTTGGATATAGATCACATGTCTTATGAG GAGCTCCTTGCACTTGGAGAACAAATAGGAAGTGTTGGGACCGGATTGCCCGAAGAATTTATTCgaaaatatttgaaaacaaGAACTTTTACCTGCTCAGGATCTTGTATCAATCTTGAAGAGGCAGCTTCCCTGGATGAGCCAATTAATTTTTGTGTTGTTTGCCAG ACTGAGTACAAGAGCGGAGAAATCATTGCATCTCTTGACTGCGGACATGAATACCACAGTGGATGCATAGAGAAGTGGTTGCCCATGAAGAACACTTGTCCTGTGTGCAAATCCACAGCCTTAAGCTGCAAGCCAAAAGATTCATAA
- the LOC142522868 gene encoding LOW QUALITY PROTEIN: xyloglucan endotransglucosylase protein 6-like (The sequence of the model RefSeq protein was modified relative to this genomic sequence to represent the inferred CDS: deleted 1 base in 1 codon): MLKDFLGIFLAFALVGSVVGSSRFDDLFQPSWALDHFSYEGELLKMKLDNHSGAGFSSKSKYLYGKVTLQIKLVEGDSAGTVTAFYMSSDGAYHNEFDFEFLGNTSGEPYLVQTNVYVNGVGNREQRLNLWFDPSKDFHSYSISWTQRQVLFLVDETPVRVHSNLEHKGIPFPKDQPMEVYSSIWNADDWATQGGRVKTDWSHAPFIASYKGFEINGCQCLDGASVSENIKKCSSGGDKQYWWDEPTMSELNLHQSHQLIWVRANHMVYDYCSDTARFPATPPECEHHHH, from the exons ATGTTGAAAGATTTCTTGGGTATTTTCCTTGCATTTGCGTTGGTGGGTTCCGTTGTTGGATCATCAAGATTTGATGATCTTTTTCAGCCAAGTTGGGCTTTGGATCATTTCAGCTATGAAGGAGAGCTTCTGAAAATGAAACTTGATAACCACTCAG GCGCTGGATTTTCATCAAAGAGCAAGTATTTGTATGGGAAAGTTACACTTCAGATTAAGCTCGTGGAAGGAGACTCTGCTGGGACTGTTACTGCCTTCTAC ATGTCATCAGATGGAGCTTATCACAATGAATTCGATTTCGAGTTCTTAGGCAACACG AGTGGCGAACCTTACCTTGTGCAAACCAATGTTTATGTGAATGGAGTTGGCAACAGAGAACAAAGACTCAATCTTTGGTTCGATCCTAGTAAGGATTTTCACTCCTACTCCATTTCATGGACCCAGCGCCAAGTTCT ATTCTTAGTGGATGAAACTCCTGTTCGTGTACACTCTAACTTAGAGCACAAAGGCATACCATTTCCAAAAGACCAACCAATGGAGGTGTACAGTTCAATATGGAATGCTGATGATTGGGCTACACAAGGTGGGAGAGTCAAAACAGATTGGTCTCATGCACCCTTCATAGCCTCCTACAAAGGGTTTGAAATTAATGGATGCCAATGCCTCGACGGTGCCTCGGTGTCCGAGAACATAAAAAAGTGTAGCAGTGGTGGTGATAAACAGTACTGGTGGGACGAGCCGACCATGTCTGAGCTGAATCTACATCAATCCCACCAGCTCATATGGGTGAGGGCTAACCACATGGTCTACGACTACTGCTCGGATACAGCTCGGTTCCCAGCTACCCCACCGGAGTGTGAACATCACCACCATTAA